In the genome of Sebastes umbrosus isolate fSebUmb1 chromosome 14, fSebUmb1.pri, whole genome shotgun sequence, one region contains:
- the LOC119502253 gene encoding complement C1q-like protein 4: protein MSSTKICSVFVTVLCVTSLVVANPVELIPRQTAARQQGGAVLFYAAHQGQLRDILYNPIVFNQVVVNQGSAYDNDTGVFTAPVAGIYQFVFAAQLCRGDHNNRWYFMVNGNQKMACHAQVSGLDTTLNTCYCMEKLKKGDQVWVKQKVESCAWASTISQTITFSGVLLASEGVSTLGGTYGSGSSCPLPSLVRNRDMVSSSVSRDASLSSVAITLLLCCLLLD from the exons ATGAGCTCCACCAAG ATATGTTCTGTTTTTGTGACGGTGTTGTGTGTAACCAGTTTGGTTGTCGCAAACCCAGTGGAATTG ATCCCCCGTCAGACAGCCGCCAGACAACAGG GGGGCGCTGTTCTTTTTTATGCAGCCCACCAGGGCCAGCTAAGAGATATCCTCTACAACCCAATCGTCTTCAACCAGGTGGTGGTGAACCAGGGCTCGGCATATGACAACGACACGGGTGTGTTCACCGCGCCGGTCGCTGGCATTTACCAGTTTGTGTTTGCTGCCCAGCTCTGCCGCGGAGACCACAACAACAGATGGTACTTCATGGTCAACGGGAACCAGAAGATGGCCTGCCATGCTCAG GTGTCTGGTCTTGACACAACCCTCAACACCTGCTACTGCATGGAGAAACTGAAGAAAGGTGACCAGGTGTGGGTAAAGCAGAAGGTGGAGAGCTGCGCCTGGGCCAGCACTATTTCCCAAACCATTACCTTCTCGGGTGTCCTGCTGGCAAGCGAGGGGGTGTCCACGCTGGGAGGGACGTATGGCTCTGGCAGCTCCTGTCCACTGCCCAGCCTGGTCCGCAACAGGGACATGGTGTCCAGCTCCGTAAGCCGGGATGCCTCTTTGTCTAGTGTGGccatcactctgctgctctgctgtcttCTCTTGGATTAA